In Rouxiella sp. WC2420, the following proteins share a genomic window:
- a CDS encoding 6-phospho-beta-glucosidase, with protein sequence MSSRQLPEGFLWGGAVAAHQVEGGWDKGGKGPSIVDVLTAGAHGVAREITDGVQQGQRYPNHEAVDFYSHYKQDIALFAEMGFKCFRTSIAWSRIFPHGDEQQPNEAGLQFYDDLFDELLKYNIQPVITLSHFEMPYHLVKEYGGWLNRKVVDFFVHFSQVVMERYKSKVKYWMTFNEINNQRNWKIPLYGYSCSGVLFLEQPNPEQTMYQVLHHQFVASAKVVKLGHAINPQFQIGCMLAMVPIYPWSCDPEDVMFAQQQMRQRYLFGDVQMRGYYPSYILREWENKGYKIEMHPEDAATLREGCTDYLGFSYYMSTAVQLVEKDAQGGLVSVEGSKRNPHVAASDWGWQIDPVGLRYTLNALYERYQKPLFIVENGFGAVDIVEVDGSINDDYRIDYLRAHIEQMKIAVIDDGVDLMGYTPWGCIDCVSYTTGQYSKRYGFIYVDKHDDNSGTQKRSKKKSFDWYKQVIASHGGDL encoded by the coding sequence ATGTCTAGCAGGCAATTACCGGAAGGTTTTCTTTGGGGCGGTGCAGTGGCAGCGCATCAAGTCGAAGGAGGTTGGGATAAGGGCGGCAAGGGGCCGAGCATTGTCGATGTTTTGACTGCCGGAGCTCACGGTGTGGCGCGCGAAATAACCGACGGCGTTCAGCAAGGGCAGCGTTATCCCAATCACGAAGCTGTAGATTTTTATTCTCACTATAAACAAGATATCGCACTGTTTGCTGAAATGGGCTTTAAGTGTTTTCGTACCTCTATTGCCTGGTCGCGGATTTTCCCTCATGGCGACGAGCAGCAACCTAATGAAGCCGGATTACAGTTTTACGATGACCTGTTTGATGAGCTGCTTAAGTATAATATTCAGCCAGTGATTACTCTTTCGCATTTCGAGATGCCCTACCATTTGGTCAAGGAATACGGCGGCTGGCTGAATCGTAAAGTGGTCGATTTTTTTGTGCATTTCAGCCAAGTGGTGATGGAACGTTATAAGTCAAAAGTGAAATACTGGATGACCTTTAACGAGATCAATAATCAGCGCAACTGGAAGATCCCGCTATATGGCTATTCCTGCTCCGGCGTGCTTTTTCTCGAACAGCCGAATCCTGAACAGACAATGTATCAGGTGCTGCATCATCAATTCGTGGCCAGTGCCAAAGTGGTAAAACTTGGACACGCTATCAACCCGCAGTTCCAGATTGGCTGTATGCTGGCAATGGTGCCTATTTATCCCTGGTCGTGCGACCCCGAGGATGTCATGTTTGCCCAGCAGCAAATGCGCCAGCGCTATCTATTCGGCGATGTGCAAATGCGTGGCTATTATCCGTCTTATATTCTCCGAGAATGGGAAAATAAGGGTTATAAAATCGAGATGCACCCCGAGGATGCAGCAACCTTGCGTGAAGGCTGTACTGATTATCTCGGTTTTAGCTATTACATGAGCACCGCAGTGCAGTTGGTCGAAAAAGATGCGCAGGGCGGTCTGGTGTCAGTTGAAGGCAGCAAGCGCAATCCGCACGTCGCGGCTTCGGACTGGGGCTGGCAAATCGACCCAGTGGGTCTGCGCTACACCTTAAATGCTTTGTACGAACGCTATCAAAAACCGCTATTTATTGTTGAAAACGGCTTTGGCGCGGTAGATATCGTCGAGGTCGATGGCAGTATAAATGATGATTATCGCATCGATTATTTACGCGCTCATATCGAGCAGATGAAAATTGCGGTAATTGATGACGGTGTTGATCTGATGGGTTATACCCCGTGGGGCTGCATCGACTGCGTGTCTTATACCACCGGGCAATACAGTAAACGCTACGGCTTTATTTATGTCGACAAACACGACGATAATTCCGGCACGCAAAAACGTTCGAAGAAAAAAAGTTTTGACTGGTATAAGCAGGTCATTGCCAGCCACGGAGGAGATCTCTAA
- a CDS encoding glycoside hydrolase family 1 protein → MKHQQLKPFPKNFLWGASTSAYQVEGAWNEEGKGPSVIDKAVFDAELSDFKVTSDHYHHLEQDVALFAELGLKTYRFSISWARLFPQGVGEINPLGTAFYNRLIDLLRKHNIEPLVTLYHFDLPWALQEKGGWSLPETIDAFENYSRTAFELYGDRVTYWLTINEQNMMILKGEVIGTLPPGTPDPQKVLYQQNHHMMLAQAKAMIACHELLPHAKIGPAPNISCVYPSSARPEDVLAANNFSAIRNWLYLDLACYGKYNAVAWSFMEEKGYLPQITEQEMALLREGKPDFIAFNYYASATVGAESSAKWREQGEPSKAVDQQLAGIDSSVYAGMNNPYLKKNQFNWYIDPIGFRITAREIYERYRLPLIVTENGLGAFDKLEAGNKIYDDYRIEYLRQHLEQLQLAITDGVEMFGYCPWSAIDLVSTHQGIGKRYGFIYVNRDEKDLKDLARFKKKSFVWYQRVIESNGQNLDSQVEY, encoded by the coding sequence ATGAAACATCAGCAGCTCAAACCCTTTCCAAAAAACTTCCTTTGGGGAGCTTCGACTTCGGCCTATCAGGTAGAAGGGGCGTGGAATGAGGAGGGCAAAGGACCGTCGGTGATCGACAAGGCAGTATTCGACGCCGAGCTCAGCGATTTCAAAGTCACCAGCGATCATTATCATCATCTTGAGCAAGACGTGGCGCTTTTCGCCGAGCTGGGCTTGAAAACCTATCGATTCTCTATTTCATGGGCGCGCCTGTTCCCGCAGGGCGTGGGTGAAATCAATCCACTCGGCACGGCATTTTATAATCGCCTGATCGACCTGCTGCGTAAGCATAATATTGAGCCGCTGGTCACGCTGTATCATTTTGACCTGCCATGGGCCTTGCAGGAAAAGGGCGGATGGTCGCTGCCGGAAACCATTGATGCATTTGAAAATTATTCACGCACTGCCTTTGAGCTGTACGGTGACCGTGTCACTTATTGGCTGACCATCAATGAGCAAAACATGATGATTCTCAAGGGCGAGGTTATTGGCACCTTGCCGCCGGGCACGCCAGATCCGCAGAAGGTGTTGTACCAACAGAACCATCACATGATGCTGGCTCAGGCCAAAGCGATGATTGCCTGCCATGAGTTGCTGCCGCACGCCAAAATTGGACCCGCGCCAAATATTTCCTGTGTCTATCCTTCCAGCGCACGCCCCGAAGATGTGCTGGCGGCCAACAATTTCAGTGCCATTCGCAACTGGCTGTATCTCGATTTGGCCTGCTACGGCAAATACAATGCAGTGGCGTGGAGTTTTATGGAGGAAAAAGGCTACTTGCCACAAATCACCGAGCAGGAAATGGCATTGCTACGAGAGGGGAAACCCGATTTTATCGCATTTAACTATTATGCCTCAGCAACGGTCGGAGCCGAGAGTTCTGCTAAATGGCGCGAACAGGGCGAGCCTTCGAAAGCCGTGGACCAACAGTTGGCGGGCATCGATAGCAGCGTCTATGCCGGCATGAACAATCCGTATCTGAAGAAAAATCAGTTTAACTGGTATATCGACCCTATTGGTTTTCGAATCACTGCACGCGAAATTTATGAACGTTATCGTCTGCCGCTGATTGTTACCGAAAATGGCCTTGGCGCGTTTGATAAGCTGGAAGCGGGCAACAAGATTTATGACGACTATCGCATTGAATATTTGCGTCAGCATCTTGAGCAGCTGCAACTTGCCATTACCGATGGCGTCGAGATGTTTGGTTATTGCCCGTGGTCGGCGATTGATTTAGTCAGCACGCATCAGGGCATCGGCAAGCGCTATGGCTTTATTTATGTCAATCGCGATGAAAAAGACCTTAAAGATCTGGCGCGCTTTAAAAAGAAAAGCTTCGTTTGGTATCAGCGCGTCATTGAGTCCAACGGGCAAAATTTGGATTCACAGGTCGAATATTAA
- a CDS encoding PTS lactose/cellobiose transporter subunit IIA translates to MELENVVMELIIQAGEARSCSMEALRAARENDWALADQHLTAAKVAAREAHKIQTQLIGADEGAGKIPVTLILVHAQDHLMNAMLCRELVEEIIHLHREIFALKNR, encoded by the coding sequence ATGGAACTCGAAAATGTGGTCATGGAACTGATTATTCAGGCCGGCGAGGCGCGATCCTGCTCGATGGAAGCGCTGCGAGCCGCGCGGGAAAATGACTGGGCGCTGGCGGACCAGCACCTTACCGCAGCCAAAGTTGCTGCCCGCGAAGCCCATAAAATCCAGACCCAGCTGATTGGGGCAGATGAGGGTGCCGGAAAAATCCCCGTTACGCTGATTCTGGTTCACGCACAGGATCACCTGATGAACGCCATGCTCTGCCGTGAACTGGTAGAAGAAATAATCCATTTACATCGCGAAATTTTTGCGTTGAAAAACCGTTAA
- a CDS encoding PTS sugar transporter subunit IIC: MSTISESLFGVIENRISPIAARLSGQRHVVAIKDGFISSMPFLIVGSFMLLFAHPPFSANSQWAFAQWWLGMVARHSDQIMMPYNMTMGIMAVYIAAAIAYNLAQSYKMNGFMAAMLSLMAFLVVASPQSNSALPVGSLGGEGIFTAILVSLYSTELMHFLQKHNIGFKLPEQVPPKIRQSFDLLIPILAIFITLFPLSLFIQHQFGMLLPQAIMSVFAPIISASDSLPAILIAVLLCHLLWFAGIHGAVIVGGILQAFWLTNLGINQQELNAGQPITQIFIEPFWQFFIVVGGSGSTMGLVLLYLRSKSAHLRSIGKLGLVPSMFNINEPVIFGSPVVMNPLLFIPFITAPLVNAVIAYTATRTNLVNHVVSLAPWTTPGPIGAAWSTGWDFRAIILVGVLLCISTLIYYPFFKMYEKQLIEQEEPHLQPVEN, translated from the coding sequence ATGAGCACAATCAGTGAGTCATTATTTGGCGTGATTGAAAACCGCATCAGCCCGATTGCGGCAAGGCTCTCGGGTCAGCGCCACGTCGTCGCCATCAAAGACGGGTTTATCTCTTCAATGCCGTTCTTGATAGTCGGCTCTTTTATGCTGTTATTTGCCCATCCACCGTTCAGCGCCAATAGCCAATGGGCGTTTGCGCAATGGTGGCTTGGCATGGTTGCTCGGCACAGCGACCAAATAATGATGCCATATAATATGACCATGGGCATTATGGCGGTCTATATTGCTGCTGCCATCGCTTATAATCTGGCGCAGAGTTATAAGATGAATGGTTTTATGGCCGCGATGTTATCACTGATGGCATTTTTAGTGGTCGCGTCGCCACAAAGCAATAGCGCGTTACCGGTCGGCTCATTGGGCGGGGAGGGAATATTTACTGCTATTTTAGTCAGTCTATATTCCACAGAATTAATGCATTTCCTGCAAAAGCATAATATCGGTTTTAAATTACCCGAGCAGGTACCGCCAAAAATCCGTCAGTCTTTCGATCTATTAATTCCTATTCTGGCTATTTTTATAACGCTATTTCCATTAAGCCTGTTTATTCAGCATCAATTCGGCATGCTGCTACCACAGGCAATTATGTCTGTTTTCGCGCCGATTATTTCAGCCTCAGACTCGCTACCGGCCATTTTAATCGCTGTGCTTCTCTGTCACTTGCTGTGGTTTGCCGGTATTCACGGTGCGGTTATTGTGGGCGGTATTTTGCAGGCTTTCTGGTTGACCAATCTCGGCATTAATCAGCAAGAACTTAACGCCGGTCAGCCGATCACACAGATCTTTATCGAACCATTCTGGCAGTTCTTTATTGTGGTGGGCGGTTCAGGCTCGACCATGGGGCTGGTATTGCTTTATTTGCGCAGTAAATCTGCCCACCTCCGCTCGATTGGCAAGCTGGGACTGGTGCCGAGCATGTTCAACATCAACGAGCCGGTTATTTTTGGCTCGCCGGTAGTGATGAATCCGCTGCTGTTTATCCCTTTCATTACTGCTCCTTTAGTTAACGCAGTGATTGCCTATACCGCAACGCGCACCAATCTGGTCAATCACGTGGTGTCACTGGCTCCGTGGACCACGCCTGGCCCGATCGGTGCCGCCTGGTCAACCGGCTGGGATTTCCGCGCCATTATTCTGGTCGGCGTGCTGCTGTGTATCTCGACGCTGATTTATTACCCGTTCTTCAAAATGTATGAAAAACAGCTCATCGAACAGGAAGAACCTCATCTGCAACCGGTGGAGAACTGA
- a CDS encoding PTS sugar transporter subunit IIB translates to MNKILLCCAAGMSTSMLVQRMEKYAAQNNIEVEINAIAFDEFSDEIQNYDCCLLGPQIKYKLAEFKAIAEEYNKPVEVIDTMDYGMMNGEKILHKALSMITSDEEK, encoded by the coding sequence ATGAATAAGATCTTACTGTGCTGTGCCGCCGGAATGTCCACCAGTATGCTTGTCCAGCGCATGGAAAAATATGCCGCGCAAAATAATATCGAAGTCGAGATCAACGCCATCGCTTTCGATGAGTTTAGTGATGAAATTCAAAACTATGACTGTTGCCTGTTGGGGCCGCAAATCAAGTACAAGCTGGCAGAGTTCAAGGCCATCGCCGAGGAGTACAACAAGCCGGTGGAGGTGATCGACACCATGGATTACGGCATGATGAATGGCGAGAAAATTCTTCATAAAGCATTGAGTATGATTACGTCTGACGAGGAAAAATAA
- a CDS encoding LacI family DNA-binding transcriptional regulator, with the protein MITMLDVANKAGVSKATVSRVLAGNSYVSKTTRDRVFKAIEETGYRPNLLARNLATSKSQSIGLMVSNTLYNGPYFTELLFQTATLTESYGRQLVLVDGKHSAEEERQAIEFLLDLRCDGIIVYPRFLNADELTAIIESSPKPIIAVNRRLENSPQHCVYADHQQYSFNAVSHLINRGHRDIAFIRGLAGSPSADSRFRGYKIALEKYGIDYREQYIAEGGWTPRSGIDAAKILLDRGITFSALVASNDDMALGAANHLHAMGKRIPQDVSLIGFDDISMASYFIPSLSTVRVPVAEMIETTLKQLVDMMDGKPIDALQPFPGELIIRDSLGPGPYA; encoded by the coding sequence ATGATTACCATGCTTGATGTTGCCAACAAGGCGGGAGTTTCCAAAGCGACAGTCTCTCGCGTTTTGGCCGGAAATAGTTATGTCAGCAAGACGACTCGCGACCGCGTATTTAAAGCCATTGAAGAAACGGGCTATCGCCCTAACCTGTTGGCAAGGAATCTGGCCACCAGCAAATCGCAAAGCATTGGCCTGATGGTCAGTAACACTCTGTACAACGGCCCTTACTTCACTGAACTCCTGTTTCAGACAGCGACGTTGACGGAAAGTTACGGTCGCCAGCTGGTGCTGGTTGACGGCAAACACAGCGCGGAAGAAGAGCGTCAGGCCATTGAGTTTTTGCTCGACCTACGCTGCGACGGTATTATCGTTTATCCGCGCTTTCTGAATGCCGATGAATTAACGGCCATTATTGAAAGCTCACCCAAACCTATTATTGCGGTCAATCGCCGGCTGGAAAATAGCCCACAGCACTGTGTTTATGCCGACCATCAGCAATATAGTTTCAACGCCGTCAGTCATCTGATTAATCGCGGTCATCGTGATATTGCTTTTATTCGCGGGCTGGCTGGTTCCCCATCTGCCGACAGTCGTTTTCGCGGCTACAAAATCGCGCTGGAAAAATACGGCATTGATTATCGCGAGCAATATATCGCAGAAGGCGGTTGGACTCCGCGCAGTGGCATAGACGCAGCAAAAATTTTGCTGGATCGTGGCATAACTTTCTCGGCCTTGGTTGCCAGCAACGATGATATGGCTCTCGGCGCTGCTAACCATTTACACGCAATGGGCAAACGCATCCCACAGGATGTGTCATTGATTGGTTTCGATGATATTTCAATGGCCTCGTATTTTATTCCGTCGTTGAGTACCGTGCGCGTGCCGGTGGCGGAGATGATCGAGACCACGCTGAAACAGTTGGTGGATATGATGGACGGAAAACCCATTGACGCCTTGCAGCCGTTCCCCGGCGAGCTGATTATCCGCGATTCGCTCGGCCCCGGCCCTTACGCTTGA
- a CDS encoding LLM class flavin-dependent oxidoreductase, with amino-acid sequence MGYRLSLLDKSPLDEHEDAAGALKRTLELAQKAEQWGYHRFWLAEHHNTDKLAISSPEIVIAWILAHTRKLRVGSGGVMLQHYSPFKVAENFNQLASLAPGRVDIGIGKAPGGLPLSTHALQYAVDHKLKGEFADQLQLLDDWLSVPVREQNGDTLSVTPQPPQTAARFLLGASEESARLAARLGWNFVFAAHLNADERDISRALSAYTHDSNGRRALLAVPVVVADSSEQAKKRVEEGQLYRVIGSDGQRVNVGSLEQAEAYIRQSKAESHKIEERKSAVLAGTGEEVHQQLEALQAKFGVEEFVIDSPIVEARARLRSLELLASASVALA; translated from the coding sequence ATGGGATACCGTTTAAGTTTATTGGATAAAAGCCCGCTTGACGAACACGAAGACGCCGCCGGGGCACTGAAACGCACGCTGGAACTGGCACAAAAGGCTGAACAATGGGGCTACCACCGTTTTTGGCTGGCCGAGCATCATAATACGGACAAGCTGGCAATTTCCTCACCGGAAATTGTTATTGCCTGGATATTGGCACATACCCGCAAGCTGCGCGTCGGCTCTGGTGGCGTGATGCTACAGCATTACAGCCCGTTCAAGGTTGCCGAAAACTTTAACCAGTTGGCGTCGCTGGCTCCTGGCCGTGTGGATATCGGTATCGGCAAGGCCCCGGGCGGATTACCTCTGTCGACTCATGCATTGCAATACGCGGTTGATCATAAACTTAAAGGCGAGTTTGCCGATCAGCTGCAACTGCTGGATGACTGGCTGTCTGTACCGGTCAGAGAACAGAACGGCGATACCCTTTCCGTGACGCCGCAGCCGCCACAAACCGCCGCCCGTTTCCTGCTCGGTGCCAGTGAAGAAAGCGCCCGCCTCGCGGCCAGGCTCGGCTGGAACTTCGTGTTTGCCGCGCATCTGAATGCCGACGAGCGCGATATTTCCCGCGCGCTGAGTGCCTATACCCACGATAGCAACGGACGCCGAGCCCTGTTGGCGGTGCCGGTGGTTGTCGCCGATAGCAGCGAACAGGCCAAAAAACGGGTAGAAGAAGGTCAGCTTTACCGCGTAATTGGCAGCGATGGTCAGCGCGTTAATGTCGGCAGCCTGGAACAGGCCGAAGCCTACATCCGCCAGTCCAAAGCGGAGTCTCACAAAATCGAAGAGCGCAAGTCTGCGGTGCTGGCCGGCACTGGTGAAGAAGTTCACCAGCAGCTGGAAGCTTTGCAGGCAAAATTTGGCGTTGAAGAGTTTGTGATTGATTCACCGATTGTCGAAGCCAGGGCCCGACTGCGTTCGCTGGAACTGTTGGCCAGCGCCAGCGTAGCCCTGGCTTGA
- a CDS encoding LLM class flavin-dependent oxidoreductase — translation MSGKKMLRLGAIIQGASGNMSAWRHPDAVADASINVEFVQQLAQRAEQAKFDFLFVADGLYITAQSIPHFLNRFEPVTLLSALSLVTKKIGLVATLSTSYSEPFNVARQFASLDHLSGGRAGWNVVTSPLEGSAKNFSRDKHPEHDERYRIASEYLQVTKGLWDSWEKEAFVRNKDSGQFFDSNKLHTLNHHGKYYSVQGPLNVGRSPQGRPIVFQAGASEQGKAFAAEAADAIYTRQETPELAREFYQDVKRQRVAKGYNAESIVIFQGTSVIVGENLDDAEQKYQQTAQLVTIDKALEYLGRYFEHHDFSQYELDAPFPEIGELGENSFRSTTETIKQDAKKRGLTLRQAALEAATPRPSFIGTAEDIADGFEHWFTFGATDGFIVRGGTPTAFDDFIDQVIPILQKRGLYRTEYEGNTLRENLGLREPENQFTAKTAIKTVKVSA, via the coding sequence ATGAGCGGGAAAAAAATGTTACGCCTGGGCGCGATTATTCAAGGGGCGTCAGGCAATATGTCTGCGTGGCGTCATCCCGACGCGGTCGCCGATGCCAGTATCAACGTCGAGTTTGTTCAACAATTAGCGCAACGTGCCGAGCAGGCGAAATTTGATTTCCTGTTTGTCGCCGACGGGCTGTATATCACCGCCCAGTCGATTCCTCATTTCCTTAACCGCTTCGAGCCAGTCACACTGCTCTCTGCACTGTCGCTGGTGACTAAAAAAATCGGACTGGTCGCTACCCTTTCAACCTCCTACAGCGAGCCTTTTAACGTGGCTCGCCAATTTGCCAGTCTCGATCACCTCAGCGGTGGGCGCGCAGGCTGGAACGTAGTGACTTCACCGTTGGAAGGCTCGGCCAAAAACTTCTCACGCGACAAGCACCCGGAACACGATGAGCGCTACCGTATTGCCAGCGAATATTTGCAGGTGACAAAAGGGCTGTGGGATTCGTGGGAAAAAGAGGCGTTTGTGCGCAATAAAGACAGCGGGCAGTTCTTCGACAGCAATAAACTGCACACGCTTAACCACCACGGCAAATATTATTCTGTACAAGGCCCCTTAAACGTTGGCCGCTCACCGCAGGGTCGCCCGATTGTTTTTCAGGCCGGTGCATCGGAGCAAGGGAAAGCCTTTGCCGCCGAGGCCGCTGATGCTATTTACACCCGTCAGGAAACGCCGGAGCTGGCGCGTGAGTTCTATCAGGACGTAAAACGACAGCGGGTGGCAAAGGGCTATAATGCTGAAAGTATTGTTATTTTTCAGGGCACAAGTGTGATAGTGGGTGAAAATCTCGATGACGCCGAGCAGAAATATCAGCAAACCGCACAGTTGGTGACTATCGATAAGGCGCTGGAATATCTCGGCCGCTACTTTGAACACCATGATTTTAGCCAGTACGAGCTGGATGCGCCGTTCCCGGAAATTGGCGAACTGGGAGAAAATAGCTTCCGCAGCACCACCGAGACGATTAAACAGGATGCCAAAAAACGTGGATTAACACTGCGTCAGGCAGCATTGGAAGCTGCCACACCTCGGCCCTCGTTTATCGGCACTGCCGAAGACATCGCTGACGGTTTCGAGCACTGGTTTACTTTTGGCGCTACCGACGGTTTTATTGTTCGCGGCGGCACACCGACTGCGTTCGACGATTTCATTGATCAAGTGATCCCAATCCTGCAAAAACGTGGCCTGTATCGCACTGAATATGAAGGCAATACGCTGCGTGAAAACCTTGGATTGAGAGAGCCTGAAAATCAGTTCACTGCCAAAACTGCGATCAAAACCGTGAAAGTTAGCGCATAA
- a CDS encoding GntR family transcriptional regulator yields the protein MFEMEKAQRVSLTMQVEAKLKGALIVGVLKPGARLVTKEIAEQLGTSVTPVREALLRLVSAGALDATPAQAFLVPKIPLARYQEITLIRKNLEGLAVAQACGQITLQDIEQLKALNAQFMAAKIEHNVERALQANREFRFALYDLAKMPTLTALIEQLWVQIGPCFNYLYPQSTQMAQGQHNYDQLLVALAAGDSKRCIKLIHKSIDDGAAILEKHYF from the coding sequence ATGTTCGAGATGGAAAAAGCGCAGCGTGTCAGCCTCACCATGCAGGTGGAAGCCAAGCTGAAAGGGGCATTGATAGTCGGCGTGCTTAAGCCCGGCGCGCGTTTGGTGACTAAAGAAATTGCTGAACAGTTGGGCACCAGCGTGACTCCGGTGCGCGAAGCTTTGCTGCGTTTAGTGTCTGCCGGTGCTCTGGATGCTACGCCGGCGCAGGCTTTTTTAGTGCCAAAAATACCGCTGGCGCGCTATCAGGAAATCACCCTGATCCGCAAAAATCTTGAGGGATTGGCGGTGGCGCAGGCCTGTGGACAAATCACGCTCCAGGATATCGAGCAGCTAAAAGCGTTAAACGCGCAATTTATGGCGGCTAAAATCGAACATAACGTCGAACGGGCGTTGCAGGCCAACCGCGAGTTTCGTTTCGCACTGTATGATTTGGCAAAAATGCCAACTTTAACCGCGCTGATAGAACAGCTTTGGGTGCAGATTGGCCCGTGCTTTAACTATCTTTATCCGCAATCTACCCAGATGGCGCAGGGGCAGCATAATTACGATCAGCTATTGGTAGCTTTGGCGGCGGGCGACAGCAAGCGCTGCATCAAGCTTATCCATAAGTCGATAGACGACGGTGCCGCGATTTTGGAGAAACACTACTTTTGA
- a CDS encoding ABC transporter substrate-binding protein, which produces MKYPAFKLATLAVLVSLMAPAAVASELVIAQTTSATAMDPGFLKEPATLVDNLFDTLVLRDANMKLIPGLATDWKALDDNTWEFTLRQGVKFTDGEPVNAQAVKFSIDRILDPANHAPTISYIRTIKSVEVSGEYQVKIHTNGPDPLLPTRMSRYPTYIVPPAYVTKVGAAEFARKPVGSGAYTLSAFIPDEKVVMQANPDYWRGKPSIDTVTWRPIPEATARVTALLTGEVQLVDGVPADLVPALKNKSGIHLEQVKNGGLTIYLGLKNDQKPLNDVRVRQALSLALNREAYTRDLLHGFGTPTGTMAGPKDFGYLAIPAAAQDVAKAKALLAEAGYPNGFSIKFQAPRRYIASADVAQAIVQDLAAIGVKAQLEVPEWSVYTQQVAAQKQAPIYMLAWGSTQTLDADAALYPILHSGEPYSTVNSPELDKLLDSSRLTVDSARREKILQQVQQVVAQQQPLIPLYKEDALYASSDALTFTGRADSRIPLFDLRLK; this is translated from the coding sequence ATGAAATATCCTGCATTCAAATTGGCAACGCTGGCGGTGTTGGTAAGCCTGATGGCTCCTGCAGCCGTGGCTTCCGAGTTGGTCATCGCGCAAACAACTTCCGCGACGGCGATGGATCCCGGCTTTCTAAAAGAACCGGCTACGTTAGTTGATAACCTGTTCGACACCTTGGTATTACGCGATGCCAATATGAAATTGATACCGGGGCTGGCGACGGATTGGAAAGCGCTGGACGACAATACCTGGGAGTTTACCCTTCGTCAGGGCGTGAAGTTCACCGACGGCGAACCGGTTAACGCGCAGGCGGTAAAATTCTCCATCGACCGTATCCTTGACCCAGCCAACCACGCGCCAACCATTTCGTACATTCGCACCATCAAATCCGTGGAAGTCAGCGGTGAATATCAGGTGAAAATTCACACCAACGGCCCCGATCCGCTGCTGCCAACGCGGATGAGCCGTTATCCAACTTATATCGTGCCACCGGCCTATGTGACAAAAGTCGGCGCGGCGGAGTTTGCCCGCAAGCCTGTTGGCTCAGGAGCTTATACCCTGAGCGCATTTATTCCCGATGAAAAAGTAGTCATGCAGGCAAATCCTGATTACTGGCGCGGTAAACCTTCAATAGATACCGTGACTTGGCGGCCAATTCCGGAGGCGACGGCGCGCGTTACTGCCCTGCTGACGGGTGAAGTTCAACTGGTCGATGGGGTACCGGCCGATCTGGTTCCTGCGTTGAAAAATAAATCCGGCATTCATCTTGAGCAGGTTAAAAATGGCGGTCTGACGATTTATCTTGGCCTGAAGAATGATCAGAAACCGCTTAACGATGTGCGCGTGCGTCAGGCTTTATCACTGGCATTAAACCGCGAGGCTTACACCCGCGACCTGCTGCACGGCTTTGGGACGCCAACTGGCACCATGGCCGGGCCAAAAGATTTTGGCTATTTGGCGATCCCCGCTGCGGCGCAGGATGTCGCCAAAGCGAAAGCGCTGCTGGCAGAAGCCGGTTATCCGAACGGCTTTAGCATCAAGTTTCAGGCGCCCCGCCGCTATATTGCCAGTGCCGACGTGGCGCAGGCCATTGTGCAGGATCTGGCGGCTATTGGCGTGAAGGCCCAGCTCGAAGTGCCGGAATGGTCTGTCTATACCCAACAGGTTGCCGCACAGAAACAGGCTCCGATTTACATGCTGGCCTGGGGCTCGACGCAAACTCTCGACGCCGACGCCGCTCTGTATCCGATCCTGCACTCTGGCGAACCTTACTCCACGGTCAATTCCCCGGAGCTTGATAAGCTGCTCGACAGCAGCCGCCTGACGGTAGACTCGGCCAGGCGCGAGAAGATTCTACAGCAGGTCCAGCAGGTGGTGGCGCAGCAACAGCCGTTAATCCCGCTTTACAAGGAAGATGCGCTTTACGCCAGTTCTGATGCCCTGACCTTTACCGGCCGCGCCGACTCGCGTATTCCGCTGTTTGACCTGAGGCTGAAATGA